In Sphingobium amiense, a genomic segment contains:
- a CDS encoding bifunctional enoyl-CoA hydratase/phosphate acetyltransferase — MTDGTMIENRTFDEIKVGDTASISRTLTEEDIQLFALVSGDVNPAHMDADYAATDMFRRVIAHGLWGGGLISAVLGTELPGPGAIYLSQSLQFTRPVGLGDTITASVTVAEKRAHHDILFDCRCVNQDGEEVISGQAEVKAPAEKVRRPRAALPEVSLRDHDGYRKLIEMTANGVPEPTAVAHPCSAAAMLAAIEAAEANLIMPILVGPEAKIRKAAEDAGKDISPFRIVSAAHSHEAAAKAVDLVRGGEAKLLMKGSLHTDELMGAIVRSATGLRTERRISHAYIMDVPGHPTPLIITDAAINIAPTLDEKADIIRNAIDLAHVIGIEKPKVAILSAVETVNPAMQSTLDAAALCKMADRGQITGGILDGPLAFDNAISEAAAKEKGIVSLVAGKAEILVVPNLEAGNMLAKQLTFLGGADAAGIVMGARVPIILTSRADSLRTRLASCAVAVLMARAATKAAPGLPGAASA, encoded by the coding sequence ATGACTGACGGAACCATGATCGAGAACCGCACCTTCGACGAGATAAAAGTGGGCGATACCGCCAGTATCTCGCGCACGCTGACCGAAGAGGACATCCAGCTTTTCGCGCTCGTGTCCGGCGACGTGAACCCGGCGCATATGGACGCCGACTATGCCGCGACCGACATGTTCCGCCGCGTCATCGCGCACGGACTATGGGGCGGCGGTCTCATCTCCGCCGTGCTGGGCACCGAACTGCCCGGCCCCGGCGCGATCTATCTCAGCCAGTCGCTGCAGTTCACGCGGCCGGTAGGCCTTGGCGACACGATCACGGCGTCGGTGACGGTGGCGGAAAAACGCGCGCACCATGATATCCTGTTCGATTGCCGCTGCGTCAACCAGGACGGCGAGGAAGTCATCAGCGGCCAGGCCGAAGTCAAGGCGCCGGCCGAGAAGGTCCGCCGCCCCCGTGCGGCGCTGCCGGAGGTCAGCCTGCGCGACCATGACGGCTACCGCAAGCTGATCGAGATGACCGCCAATGGCGTGCCGGAACCGACGGCGGTGGCTCATCCCTGCAGCGCGGCCGCCATGCTGGCCGCGATTGAAGCCGCCGAAGCCAATCTCATCATGCCGATCCTGGTCGGGCCGGAAGCGAAGATCCGCAAGGCGGCCGAAGACGCCGGCAAGGACATTTCGCCTTTCCGCATCGTATCCGCCGCCCATAGCCACGAAGCGGCGGCAAAGGCCGTGGACCTGGTGCGCGGCGGCGAAGCGAAGCTGTTGATGAAAGGCTCGCTCCATACCGACGAACTGATGGGCGCCATCGTGCGCTCCGCCACGGGCCTGCGGACCGAACGGCGGATCAGCCATGCCTATATCATGGACGTGCCGGGCCATCCGACGCCGCTCATCATCACGGATGCCGCGATCAACATCGCCCCGACGCTCGATGAAAAGGCGGACATCATCCGCAACGCCATCGACCTTGCCCATGTCATCGGCATCGAGAAGCCGAAAGTGGCGATCCTTTCCGCCGTGGAGACGGTCAATCCCGCGATGCAATCCACGCTGGACGCTGCCGCCCTGTGCAAGATGGCGGATCGCGGGCAGATCACGGGCGGCATTCTGGACGGGCCCCTGGCTTTCGACAACGCGATCAGCGAAGCCGCCGCCAAGGAGAAAGGCATCGTCTCGCTGGTGGCGGGCAAGGCCGAAATCCTCGTCGTGCCCAACCTGGAAGCGGGCAATATGCTGGCCAAGCAGTTGACGTTCCTGGGCGGCGCGGACGCGGCGGGCATCGTGATGGGCGCGCGCGTGCCGATCATCCTCACCAGCCGGGCCGACAGCCTGCGCACCCGCCTCGCCTCCTGCGCGGTCGCGGTGCTGATGGCGCGCGCCGCCACCAAGGCCGCGCCCGGCCTGCCGGGAGCGGCGAGCGCATGA
- a CDS encoding DUF2147 domain-containing protein, with product MIGGYKPLSVLLILAATVGNAPASSISGTIWRNPANSVHIRAQPCDDRMCGVVVWANDKAKADARKGSPDPLVGAQLFRDFEQEQPGVWRGRVFVPDIGRTFTGRVTVLDSNRLEANGCLVGRIGCRSQIWTRVEK from the coding sequence ATGATCGGAGGATACAAACCGCTTTCGGTCTTGCTCATCCTGGCGGCAACGGTCGGAAATGCTCCGGCATCGAGCATTTCCGGGACTATCTGGCGCAACCCTGCAAACAGTGTGCATATCCGCGCGCAACCGTGCGACGACAGGATGTGCGGTGTCGTCGTCTGGGCTAACGACAAGGCGAAAGCCGATGCGCGCAAGGGCAGCCCGGATCCTCTGGTGGGCGCACAGCTGTTTCGTGATTTCGAGCAGGAGCAGCCCGGCGTGTGGCGCGGCCGCGTTTTCGTGCCCGATATCGGCCGGACCTTCACCGGGCGCGTCACGGTACTCGACAGCAACAGGCTCGAGGCGAACGGCTGCCTCGTCGGGCGCATCGGGTGCCGGTCGCAGATCTGGACGCGCGTCGAGAAGTAG
- a CDS encoding phospholipase D family protein — protein MLATWVYGLFASRAQGEPSYALSIERGRTPLDQRIGATTDAHPGESGLLLLDENLDAFAARGLSARKVERSLDLMYYIWHDDLTGRLLLAEALSAADRGVRVRILIDDIGTSHTSDAMIAMAHHPHIEIRIFNPTRARQGGLRRGIEMMLRAFSVTRRMHNKAWIADGRVAILGGRNIGDAYFDAATQTNFRDMDVLVMGPAVAQTEKIFDDYWNSGLALPVDRLSPLKDPGAALTRIAAELSNAANEAAARPYLERIAKRLSLLDPETTRPDWTRAARVIADPPRKVLGKEGKNWLMHDLLPVFDAARERLEITSPYFIPGEEGTAALAAIAAKGVSVSVLTNSLAATDVAAVHGGYARYRVPLLEAGIKLWELRPEHQERDFSLRGSSRASLHTKAFTADGHMGFIGSMNLDPRSASLNTEMGVLFESEALARKMAAIWQRDTAPSRSYEVCLTSDGDVAWAGSRNGVPVRYDREPEASFWRRLTAQAIGLLPLESQL, from the coding sequence ATGCTCGCGACTTGGGTCTACGGCCTGTTCGCCAGTCGCGCGCAGGGGGAGCCTTCCTACGCACTGTCGATCGAACGCGGCCGGACGCCGCTCGATCAGCGTATCGGCGCCACGACGGATGCGCACCCCGGTGAGAGCGGCCTGCTTTTGCTGGACGAGAATCTCGACGCCTTCGCGGCACGTGGATTGTCGGCGCGCAAGGTCGAGCGCTCGCTCGATCTGATGTATTACATCTGGCACGACGATCTGACCGGCCGCCTTCTTCTGGCCGAGGCCCTGTCCGCGGCCGATCGCGGCGTCAGGGTGCGGATCCTGATCGACGACATCGGCACCAGCCATACATCTGATGCGATGATCGCCATGGCGCATCATCCGCATATCGAGATCCGTATCTTCAACCCGACCCGGGCGCGGCAGGGCGGCTTGCGGCGCGGCATCGAAATGATGCTGCGCGCCTTCAGCGTGACCCGGCGCATGCACAACAAGGCCTGGATCGCTGATGGCCGCGTTGCCATCCTTGGCGGGCGCAATATCGGCGACGCCTATTTCGATGCCGCGACGCAAACCAATTTCCGCGACATGGACGTGCTGGTGATGGGGCCAGCCGTCGCCCAGACGGAGAAGATCTTCGACGATTACTGGAACAGCGGCCTGGCGTTGCCGGTCGATAGGCTTTCGCCCTTGAAAGATCCTGGCGCGGCGCTGACGCGGATCGCCGCCGAATTGAGCAACGCTGCCAATGAGGCTGCCGCGCGCCCCTATCTGGAGCGCATCGCCAAACGGCTCTCGCTTCTCGATCCCGAGACCACGCGGCCCGACTGGACTCGCGCCGCCCGCGTGATCGCCGATCCGCCGCGCAAGGTGCTGGGCAAGGAGGGCAAGAACTGGCTGATGCACGACCTGCTGCCGGTCTTCGATGCGGCGCGGGAAAGGCTTGAAATCACTTCGCCCTATTTCATCCCCGGCGAGGAAGGCACGGCGGCGCTCGCCGCGATTGCGGCAAAGGGGGTTTCGGTCTCGGTCCTGACCAATTCTCTTGCGGCAACCGATGTCGCCGCGGTCCATGGCGGTTATGCGCGCTACCGTGTTCCGCTGCTCGAGGCAGGGATCAAGCTCTGGGAATTGCGCCCCGAGCATCAGGAGCGGGACTTTTCCCTGCGAGGATCGAGCCGGGCAAGCCTGCACACCAAGGCTTTCACTGCCGACGGGCATATGGGGTTCATCGGCTCGATGAACCTGGATCCTCGTTCGGCTTCCCTCAACACGGAAATGGGCGTCCTCTTCGAGTCCGAGGCCCTGGCCCGGAAGATGGCTGCCATCTGGCAGCGCGATACCGCGCCCTCCCGCAGCTATGAGGTCTGTCTGACGTCGGATGGCGACGTGGCATGGGCCGGGAGCCGGAACGGCGTGCCCGTCCGATACGACCGGGAACCGGAAGCCTCGTTCTGGCGCAGACTAACCGCACAGGCCATTGGCCTTCTGCCGCTGGAATCGCAGCTTTGA
- a CDS encoding PHA/PHB synthase family protein has product MATSPPPSDDPLDGISETLDRTASAAIAQTTFGLSPATLLLAMADWGIHLATSPGKQMQLGAKAIRKHARLFDYLQRRMEDSEAEPAIEPLPQDRRFADPAWKELPFNLVAQAFLLNQQWWHAATTGIGGVSKHHEDMVEFAARQMLDMLAPTNFLATNPVLQHKIAETGGQCLVDGFRHLVEDMQHMARGLPPVGAEAFRVGENVATAKGKVVYRNKLIELIQYEPTTDTVRPEPILIVPAWIMKYYILDLSPENSLVRWLTAQGFTVFMISWHNPGSADRDLDMDAYRHLGPMAALDAVTAITGATGIHAMGYCLGGTLLSIAAAAMARDGDDRLASVTLLAAQTEFSEPGELGLFIDEGQLNLLENMMWSRGYLDSSQMGGAFQVLRSNDLVWSRVLATYLMGEREPMNDLMAWNADGTRMPYAMHSQYLRRLFLDDDLAEGKYRVDGRTINLASIRKPLFVVGTERDHVAPWHSVHKIHLLTGAEITFVLTSGGHNAGIVSEPGHKGRRYRVLTREVDGTSYDPEEWASRAEQKQGSWWTAWGEWLAARSGEPGAPPPMGAADKGYAAIADAPGHYVLEH; this is encoded by the coding sequence CCGACGATCCGCTGGACGGAATCAGCGAAACGCTCGACCGCACGGCATCGGCGGCCATCGCGCAGACGACTTTCGGCCTTTCGCCGGCCACGCTCCTGCTTGCCATGGCCGATTGGGGGATTCATCTCGCCACGTCGCCGGGCAAACAAATGCAGCTTGGCGCCAAGGCCATCCGCAAGCATGCCCGGCTTTTCGACTATCTGCAGCGCCGCATGGAAGACAGCGAGGCCGAACCGGCCATCGAACCATTGCCGCAGGACCGGCGCTTCGCCGATCCCGCCTGGAAAGAATTACCTTTCAATCTCGTCGCTCAGGCCTTCCTGCTCAACCAGCAATGGTGGCACGCCGCGACGACAGGCATTGGCGGTGTCTCGAAACATCATGAAGACATGGTGGAATTCGCCGCACGGCAGATGCTGGACATGCTCGCGCCGACCAACTTTCTCGCCACCAATCCCGTTCTCCAACACAAGATCGCGGAAACAGGTGGCCAATGCCTGGTCGACGGCTTCCGGCACCTGGTCGAGGACATGCAGCACATGGCGCGCGGCCTGCCGCCGGTCGGCGCCGAAGCCTTTCGCGTGGGCGAAAACGTCGCCACTGCCAAAGGCAAGGTCGTCTACCGCAACAAGCTGATCGAACTGATCCAGTATGAACCGACCACGGACACCGTGCGGCCCGAGCCAATCCTGATCGTGCCCGCGTGGATCATGAAATACTATATTCTCGACCTGTCGCCCGAGAACTCGCTGGTCCGCTGGCTGACGGCGCAAGGCTTCACCGTGTTCATGATTTCGTGGCACAATCCCGGCAGTGCCGACCGTGACCTCGACATGGACGCCTACCGGCACCTCGGACCGATGGCGGCGCTCGATGCGGTGACGGCGATCACCGGCGCGACGGGCATCCATGCCATGGGCTATTGCCTTGGCGGCACGCTGCTTTCCATCGCGGCCGCGGCCATGGCGCGCGACGGAGATGACAGGCTCGCCAGCGTCACACTGCTGGCCGCACAGACGGAATTCAGCGAGCCGGGGGAATTGGGCCTGTTTATCGACGAAGGCCAGCTCAACCTGCTGGAGAACATGATGTGGAGCCGGGGCTATCTGGACAGCAGCCAGATGGGCGGCGCCTTCCAGGTCTTGCGTTCCAACGACCTGGTCTGGTCGCGTGTGCTCGCCACCTACCTGATGGGCGAGCGCGAACCGATGAACGACCTCATGGCCTGGAACGCCGACGGCACACGGATGCCCTATGCCATGCACAGCCAGTATCTGCGCCGCCTGTTCCTCGACGACGACCTGGCCGAAGGAAAATACCGGGTGGATGGGCGAACCATCAACCTTGCCTCCATCCGCAAACCGCTGTTCGTGGTCGGAACCGAGCGCGATCATGTCGCGCCGTGGCATTCCGTCCACAAGATCCACCTGCTGACCGGGGCCGAGATCACTTTCGTCCTGACCAGCGGCGGGCACAATGCCGGCATCGTTTCGGAACCGGGCCACAAGGGCCGCCGCTACCGCGTGTTGACCCGCGAGGTCGACGGCACCTCCTACGATCCCGAAGAATGGGCAAGCCGCGCCGAGCAAAAGCAAGGCTCATGGTGGACGGCGTGGGGAGAATGGCTGGCCGCGCGTTCGGGAGAACCTGGTGCGCCGCCGCCCATGGGCGCAGCGGACAAGGGCTATGCGGCGATCGCCGATGCTCCCGGCCATTATGTGCTGGAGCATTGA
- a CDS encoding phospholipase A, giving the protein MRRAISLATIALAVPAAAHAASPVEILISDAGQEDETGAVLVDLRLLNDSGDPQGMALPDRIEAQVEQSGVSRTAWLERMATTPPNPIIPPGGFTRATYRLARRTNLSLEGAAISVPAWGTRQITLALRPADRGAQIATNTSAQSGPPNAPGLENKAVPPPSDRSAGNAFFANLSAYEPIYAVYGPGTDSAARIQISFKYQIFGTRRAQGLPLSWRDGLHFAYTQRMFWDLGADSSPFRNIDYQPELFYLTPSATLTRGISLSAQGGFRHESNGRSGLDSRSLNTLYVAPMAAFPLGGGYRLSVAPRFSLLVGDKSDNPDIRRYRGNSSLFLEVGKDDGLRLTTSTRFSVSSGKGALAADFSYPLSRLLGGGPDFYLFGQSFIGYGENLLDYDRHTTRFRLGVALVR; this is encoded by the coding sequence ATGAGGCGCGCGATAAGCCTTGCCACCATCGCGCTTGCCGTCCCTGCCGCGGCTCATGCCGCATCGCCCGTCGAAATCCTGATCAGCGATGCCGGGCAGGAGGACGAAACCGGCGCTGTCCTAGTCGATCTGCGCCTGCTCAATGACAGCGGCGATCCGCAGGGCATGGCCCTTCCGGACCGCATCGAAGCGCAGGTGGAGCAGAGCGGCGTCTCTCGCACCGCCTGGCTGGAGCGCATGGCGACGACGCCTCCAAACCCGATCATTCCACCTGGCGGTTTCACGCGCGCGACCTACCGGCTTGCGCGGAGGACCAATCTGTCGCTGGAAGGCGCCGCGATCTCCGTTCCCGCATGGGGCACGCGGCAGATCACGCTGGCATTGCGGCCCGCGGACCGAGGGGCGCAAATAGCCACGAACACCTCCGCGCAATCCGGGCCTCCCAACGCGCCGGGGTTGGAAAACAAGGCTGTGCCGCCTCCCTCGGACCGGTCGGCGGGCAACGCCTTTTTCGCCAACCTGTCGGCCTATGAACCGATCTATGCTGTCTATGGTCCGGGCACCGACAGCGCCGCACGCATCCAGATCAGCTTCAAATATCAGATTTTCGGAACGAGACGCGCCCAGGGCTTGCCACTTTCCTGGCGCGACGGACTGCATTTTGCCTATACCCAGCGCATGTTCTGGGATCTTGGCGCGGATTCCTCGCCGTTTCGTAACATCGACTATCAGCCGGAACTCTTCTACCTGACCCCTTCAGCTACGTTGACACGCGGCATCTCGCTGAGCGCACAGGGCGGCTTTCGCCATGAATCCAACGGTCGCTCCGGTCTCGATTCCCGCAGCCTCAACACGCTCTATGTGGCGCCGATGGCCGCCTTCCCGCTCGGCGGCGGCTATCGCCTGTCGGTAGCTCCGCGCTTCTCCCTCCTTGTCGGCGACAAATCCGACAATCCCGATATCCGCCGCTACAGAGGCAATAGCTCGCTCTTCCTGGAAGTCGGGAAAGATGACGGCCTACGCCTTACGACATCCACGCGGTTCAGCGTCTCCAGCGGCAAAGGCGCACTCGCCGCCGATTTTTCCTATCCGCTCTCGCGGCTATTGGGCGGGGGACCCGACTTCTATCTCTTCGGCCAGAGCTTCATCGGCTATGGCGAGAATCTGCTCGACTATGATCGCCATACGACCCGTTTTCGTCTGGGCGTGGCACTGGTGCGTTGA
- a CDS encoding acetate/propionate family kinase — MKAVVAINSGSSSIKFSLFTLDGRDGLTLSAGGKIEKIGIAPSLRARSATGETLIERDWPDGAALSHADLLMDLFAWAGDHPLEGRDVIAIGHRVVHGGLDFVTPRLVDADLLDRLETLCPLAPLHQPHNLAAIRAIAKLKPDLPQVACFDTAFHHDKPDVASRLAIPRKFHDQGIRRYGFHGLSYEYVAMRLAEIDPALAAGRVVAAHLGNGASLCAMRDCRSVDTTMGFTALDGLVMGTRCGTIDPGVILHFQLRMGMSAADVEDMLYRQSGLLGVSGLSSDMRALAASDAPEAEEAMALFAWRAARETAALASSMGGLDGIVFTAGIGENDAAMRQRICARLAWLGVELDEQANAAGAPLVSTPGSHVAVRVIPTDEERMIALHTLHVLGENPS; from the coding sequence ATGAAAGCCGTCGTCGCCATCAACTCCGGTTCGTCCAGCATCAAGTTCTCGCTGTTCACGCTCGATGGCCGGGACGGGCTGACGCTCTCGGCAGGCGGCAAGATCGAGAAGATCGGCATCGCGCCCAGCCTGCGGGCCCGCTCCGCGACGGGGGAAACGCTCATCGAGCGGGACTGGCCGGACGGCGCCGCGCTCAGCCATGCCGACCTGCTTATGGACCTCTTCGCCTGGGCAGGAGACCATCCGCTGGAAGGGCGGGACGTGATCGCCATCGGCCATCGCGTGGTGCATGGCGGCCTGGACTTCGTCACGCCCCGCCTGGTCGATGCCGACCTGCTGGACAGGCTGGAAACGCTGTGCCCCCTCGCCCCGCTGCATCAGCCGCACAACCTCGCGGCGATCCGCGCGATCGCGAAGCTGAAACCCGACCTGCCGCAGGTCGCCTGCTTCGATACGGCCTTCCACCACGACAAGCCGGACGTCGCCTCGCGCCTGGCCATCCCGCGCAAGTTCCACGATCAGGGCATCCGCCGCTACGGCTTTCACGGCCTGTCCTATGAATATGTCGCAATGCGTCTCGCGGAGATCGACCCGGCGCTGGCCGCGGGCCGCGTGGTCGCGGCGCACCTGGGCAACGGGGCCAGCCTCTGCGCCATGCGGGACTGCAGGAGCGTCGATACGACCATGGGCTTCACTGCGCTCGACGGCCTGGTGATGGGCACGCGCTGCGGCACTATCGATCCCGGCGTGATCCTGCACTTTCAGCTCCGCATGGGCATGAGCGCGGCCGATGTGGAGGACATGCTTTACCGGCAGTCCGGCCTGCTCGGCGTGTCCGGCCTGTCGAGCGACATGCGGGCGCTCGCGGCCAGCGATGCGCCGGAAGCGGAAGAAGCCATGGCGCTGTTCGCCTGGCGCGCCGCGCGCGAGACGGCCGCGCTCGCCTCGTCGATGGGCGGGCTGGACGGCATCGTCTTCACCGCCGGGATCGGAGAGAACGACGCCGCGATGCGCCAGCGTATCTGCGCACGCCTCGCATGGCTGGGCGTGGAACTCGACGAACAGGCGAACGCTGCCGGCGCCCCGCTTGTCAGCACGCCCGGCAGCCATGTCGCGGTGCGCGTCATTCCCACCGACGAGGAACGGATGATCGCGCTCCACACCTTGCACGTGCTGGGGGAGAATCCATCATGA
- a CDS encoding HdeD family acid-resistance protein — translation MPSQSRRYSSPYGMADPALETSWGWVLAYGLLVILIGVFALLNPIATGFATGVFLAVALLIYGILAIAAGLSSLSRRARWIEILLGVLSLVAAAITFFNPFAGALTLVALIGAWLLIIGVFEIVGAFQSAHDRGWRLLLGVLDTVLGGLLLFSDPATGLAFLALAVGLSFLLRGTFLIILAMGLRRIGKL, via the coding sequence ATGCCGTCACAATCGAGGCGCTATTCCAGCCCCTATGGTATGGCCGACCCGGCATTGGAGACCAGTTGGGGCTGGGTCCTGGCTTATGGGCTGCTCGTGATCCTGATCGGCGTTTTTGCGCTCCTCAACCCAATCGCGACGGGCTTCGCGACAGGTGTTTTCCTTGCCGTGGCGCTCCTCATATACGGAATACTGGCTATCGCGGCCGGGTTGTCCTCGCTCTCCCGGCGCGCACGCTGGATCGAGATCCTCCTCGGCGTGCTGAGCCTCGTCGCGGCCGCCATCACTTTCTTCAATCCCTTCGCCGGGGCCTTGACGCTCGTCGCGCTGATCGGCGCCTGGTTGCTCATCATCGGCGTTTTCGAAATCGTCGGCGCATTCCAGTCTGCGCATGACCGGGGCTGGCGCCTGCTACTCGGCGTTCTCGACACTGTTCTGGGCGGTCTCCTCCTGTTCAGCGATCCCGCGACCGGACTTGCCTTCCTGGCATTGGCGGTCGGCCTGAGCTTCCTGCTGCGAGGAACCTTCCTCATCATCCTCGCCATGGGTCTGCGCCGCATCGGTAAGCTATAG
- a CDS encoding universal stress protein — MTPRTILFPTDFSGRCDRARDRAIQLASEWRAHLVLLHVQRDPDPADMLDGLQAAESRLHARLRAEVADPDIPVETRLATGAVSQAVLEASTACGADLIVTGISRHDDIGDFLIGTTVERMIRHAHAPVLIVKEKTQHHYRRVLVATDFSGCSAQALRTAMAAFPAAEITLVHAYHVPLEALRGREGPAAALQARIAYDLDAFLDRTDLPADARDRLDINVDYGEVCEVVRNHVKLSETDLAVIGTHGRSALTVAVLGSTARALLSRLDCDVLLVRQQPQADAAV, encoded by the coding sequence ATGACCCCGCGAACGATTCTGTTTCCAACCGATTTTAGCGGTCGCTGCGACCGAGCCCGCGACCGCGCGATACAGCTGGCGAGCGAGTGGCGCGCACATCTGGTTCTTCTCCACGTTCAGAGGGATCCCGATCCCGCAGACATGCTCGACGGACTGCAGGCCGCCGAGAGTCGCCTTCATGCCCGCTTGCGGGCGGAGGTGGCGGACCCGGATATTCCGGTCGAGACACGCCTCGCCACCGGCGCCGTCTCGCAGGCGGTGCTGGAAGCGTCAACCGCATGCGGGGCGGATCTCATCGTGACCGGCATCTCGCGCCATGACGATATCGGGGATTTCCTGATCGGCACGACCGTGGAGCGCATGATACGCCATGCTCATGCGCCGGTGCTTATCGTGAAGGAAAAGACCCAGCACCACTATCGCCGGGTCTTGGTCGCAACCGATTTCTCCGGCTGCTCGGCCCAGGCGCTTCGCACGGCCATGGCCGCATTCCCCGCTGCCGAGATCACTCTCGTTCACGCCTATCACGTGCCGCTGGAGGCACTTCGGGGCCGGGAAGGGCCGGCAGCTGCGCTGCAGGCCAGGATAGCCTATGATCTGGATGCCTTTCTGGACAGGACCGATCTGCCCGCCGACGCACGCGACAGGCTGGATATCAATGTCGACTATGGCGAGGTTTGCGAGGTTGTCCGCAATCATGTGAAGCTGAGCGAAACCGACCTGGCCGTGATCGGAACGCACGGTCGATCGGCCCTGACGGTGGCGGTGCTCGGCAGCACGGCGCGGGCGCTGCTCAGCCGTCTCGATTGCGATGTCCTGCTCGTGCGCCAGCAGCCGCAGGCGGATGCTGCCGTCTGA